In Anser cygnoides isolate HZ-2024a breed goose chromosome 30, Taihu_goose_T2T_genome, whole genome shotgun sequence, the genomic stretch ttctccacctggccgtgctgctgctgctcttgttcccaggctgcctggggatgggagtttcacctgcccatggagtgagctctcggggtgcctgggggaaggggagtatggggacagggtgaggggtctggagatgggcactttgagcctggcttcttctgccctcagcagtgtcctggttctTCTCAGGTCAACCTCTGAAGGCAATTGTCCTGCAGCTCAAATGCTCAAATATGCTGCTgatgccagcacagctcagaccagcactgatggacagactGGGTGTTTGTGTGGGACGctctgcactaaagggacagtcTCTTTGCCTCTGAGGATCCACAAGGTTTTACTTGGAGTGCAGCAGAACGCCCCGGATTTTTGCCTTAGAATCACTCCTCAGGTGTGGTGGGGCAGCTAAAACCAaaagtacaaaacaaataattaaataactaaatctccacacctctgctctgcagttgggtgaacTAGGAGCAAAACTGGGGAAGTCTCTTTGATATCAGCAGTAAAGTGAATCTGAGACTACCCCATGTTCCTACCCTGTTCCTAACATGTTACTACCATGTTACTACGATGCTACTACCTCTGGCTGCAGTGCAGGACTGATTCTTGCATTGCCCACAGATGAGTCCCCTGTTCCCAGAGACACTCTCAGGCAAAATCAATGAAAGAGACCTTCAAAATATCTGCCTGGAATAGGGCAATTTTTGGTGAATTTAAGTGAGAAAATTGAAAGAGTTTTCCTCTGATATGCCTGTGGTACATTATCACTGCCTTTGTCCTCCTTGTACAGGACCTCATGACCAGAATtagcagatgtccaacagcagctccatcactgagttcctcctgcagacattcgcagacacgcgggagctgcagctcctgcactttgggctcttcctgggcatctacctggctgccctcctgggcaacggcctcatcctcaccgccgtagcctgcgaccaccgcctccacacccccatgtacttcttcctcctcaacctcgccctcctcgacctgggctgcatctccaccactctccccaaagccatggccaatgttctctgggacaccagggccatctcctatcaagggtgtgctgctcaggtctttttctttctcttctttatatcAGCAGAACTTTATGTTCTCAccgtcatgtcctacgaccgctacgttgccatctgcaagcccctgcactacgggagcctcgtgggcagcagagcttgtgcccagatggcagcagctgcctggggcagtggctttctcaatgctgtcctgcacacggccactacattttccctgcccctctgccaaggcaatgctgtggaccagttcttctgtgaaatcccccagatcctcaaactctcctgctcagatgcctacctcagagaagatggggcacttgtgtttagtgtttctttagtctttagttgttttgttttcattgtgttgtcctatgtgcagatcttcagggcagtgctgaggatgccctctgagcagggccggcacaaagccttttccacttGCCTCCCTCACCTGTCTGTGGTCTCCCTGATGGTCAGCACTGCCAcctttgcctacctgaagcctccctccatctcctcaCCATTAttggacctgctgctggcagttttATATGTAGTagtacctccagcagtgaaccccctcatctacagcatgaggaaccaggacctgaaagccacactgaagaaactggTTCTAGTGGTAATATTTATTTAGCAATAAATTGGCTATCTCCCTTTTCTAGTTTTACTCAAGTTAATCTCAGGCAATTCTTGACCTTTAGGTAcgtattctttaaaattctgtttgcagataaatatttgctttcattcttcttttccagatgaCCAACCCTCTGTGTGACCCAGAGGCTTTCTCTGAATgtgtttattcctaaatgacACCTGACCTCCATTGTGGCATCTTGTCAATAAAAGTGAAGTTGCTGagtgctcagggctcttcttcccAAAGTGGAGTGCAGAAGATGCTCAGGGAATGCCAGGCTCAAGGCCTCACTCTTGTGCTTGGGTGCCACCGGGACACAGGGGATGgagggcacggggtggggggtgagggagtCAGGGCTGGACTGAGTCCTCACTGGCGGATGCCCAGTGCCCCTGGAGGCCCTGACTGGTCaagaagcagcttcctgggaTTGAAACGTGACAGGGCTGGTGGCATCAAGGAGGTACTGGGAGCCACCAGGATATCCTAAGGGTTCACCTGGGATGCCGTGTGCCTTTTGTTGGGTGGGCAGCGAGTGGGTCTTCACAGTAGAGCTAAGCCAAAGGATGCACGGGCTGATGGGAGCTCGGCAGTGCCAGGACACACAGCGAGGTCACAGCACAAAGGACTCAGAGGCCTTCAGTGAACTGTAGGAAAGGACCAAGACTGGGTGAGCAGGCAaggtccgggaggtggggagaggtgggcaggggctgggctgggctgggcagtgcccggcagagggcaccagcagcgtcagggagcggtggcagcatgcaggggagggctcccagcagggcttggtgctgcagagccagggctggggaagggagcccagagctgcaggggcaggggacaggaggccgctcggggcccttgctggcctgggcagagcaggaagggggcccagggcattcgtcccctcaccgcagcctgccacgacctgcacggcgctcacggagtgtccagggccaggctgtgccccgtggtgcacagggagagggcaaagcctctctgaagaagaggctgaaactgaaaaaggtccctccgctgccccgtggtgtgacagggccagggtgggacagcttacctttatttgataTAGTTcctgtgtaatttgcattggtgatggcacaaaaagacagctccttcaccagtcatgtacatccttcttcatgttaggacacaactcaacgtccttcactctgctttatctcacagatgaactggattaggtctccttgattactctgaggcacagtgcagtgctttttgccttctgacactccagcacaatctgtgtgactttcccttactctgtgctttgacctgacgggtcatttcacatttttcactttcatatccctagttggaaggggatgattccccaaagtggggcaagctgatgggttctgcctcagccaatTGAAGCGTGCTATACTGGtgtttttcagcctgagtttgctAGAGATGACCCAGGAAGGGAAACGGATGTTCAAGTGTCTCGTAGGAATAAGGAAGTGTATCATGGGTTTCCAAcggccatttcaaatctagcTCTATCCTAGGAACCCACAGAAGAAGgggtttgtctttgaaggggtttcccTTTAGTGCTGGGCTTCCCTtccagtgctgggctgggctgcagttacagggacaaagaccactgctggcagtggaggtgccctgggaactccacctggctccacctgattttcccaaagggctccggtctcctgaaggtcttttctgacatctgctggtccaggAAAGTGCCTCAAACAGAATGGgaccacaggaggttttccctggttgcTTGTGGTCGGACAGCAAAATTCTGCCCGAATACCCAATAATTTCTTTAGTACTCAATTAATAAAGCAATtactcatcagctcaaatgattcaatcccttccatTAAATGTCTCACATGAATgataatttctatcatgaagaaattttcaggatgtatattcaggacaggagaagaaatcctggtgttcacctgtacttgcttTGTCATCactttgtctatcatggtgtgctccctcatcttccaggcatGAAACCCATCGTGATTACACAGACCCTGCCGAATGTCCCcttgccagctgcctgtctggacctatgcacttcccatggttctcctggcttgccctccccttactcttggatcattcagaccgctctcaccaacccagttgctgctttgagtttcagtgagttccagctcacccatctctcagcagtctggtttccttagcaagaaactcattctttctcattgaattagtatggtatggattaatattaacactatgattttaaatttcctattaatcagtgtaataTCATGTACAGTCATTCTTATGGGAAGGATAACATCACTGGaggaaacaaaatgaggaacttgaactttttttttttttgaaaatagcagcatgatttcctgttGGTTTTAcataggaaaaaccctgctcttcCTACCTAAGCAGGGCTTCAAAGGAGTAACCCTAGACCAATAACTATGggaaaatgatgctccaaattgaaatgcaacaaaattcagtctctaaaaagaggaaagatttctattagatgctctttgaaatcttcctccttaactacaccatgaaagctctccaattaccTACACAAGTCTTGAAGACGTGAAGAGAACTGTGAgagagatatggctgcttaggacattctgcattttaatgagctcCATGGTGTATTTTAGTGCTGAGTCAGTGAAACttgggtactgagaggagaatgatgcaactgcttgagaaggtaaagtcaggaggaaaagttgaagtgacttggagtattaatgggccccactgagggctgttcctaacaaagcctccccagggacttgttagggcagatcattggaggccatgattccagccaggcaaagcgctgtgctgagaaaagtcttggttggttttggtgaagcagaagggccaaggcctcaccccagcccctgggaggggagatcctgcacccccccgtctggctcagggctcttcttggggtctgtctgatgtggtgggcagtgtgatgccacgagaagaacttcattaggacacctccccacccctgcacagggtatcaaggaagcaaagaggccccattgcaatgactatatttcgtctcctcagaagctctagccaaagggacaaaaacgtcagggctgttggggccttcccttCTTGACAGgaccctctgccttctcctctgcaggctttcctatgctgtcccacacttttCCCTATTTCcctgaagtctgcagacacccatctctgtccaccaccttgctctcattcAGGACTTTACATCATTTCACCAATGTCTATTCAActctcaccagctgttccttgaaacacaaagccttGGTGTGATCATAGACTCTCTTTGGGTGACGTCTGTCACCACGCCACGACCCTatgagggacatttcttcctccttgtggccagtgccacccttccaaggtgcaccTTGTGGCAGTTTTTgtctcctgctcttttctcctaccaaggaaagctccatcagggtggaaaccactcctgaagcaggcatcccaacccaccaggctccttgcggcctgtcagccaagcagacagaagtcacctcaccagcatctcccaaggcctgggcctgctgctggccttgcagcttcttggctagacacagccaagccttgtgcctcctgctgtccagtcctggactcaagcagaagggacaggacaagccctgtgcgggccttctttctgtctgggtcctcctgggcatggaggcagaggggatcccacaggcagcatgccaagcaggggccttctgctggcctagcagggccactggcagatgtcagccccaaagtgcagaccccagggagaagccaagggtgacctgccacctccagacacaaggggcctcacagtccctttgcgtgacacgttcctgctgctgccctatcagctgcagagacagaagtgacctcccagtcactgccccagtcacattcctcctgctggggcaggagatcctgaggtagagctgagctcctcagagcattcccacccatctcctccttgtggcccacaagctgatcagatccaaGGCCCTTCACATCCGTCTCTGAATGCCATGTGGCTGCAGAGAATTGTCACAGTTCCTGCCTTGCCCCAAGGGGCCAAGCACCTTAAGTTAAGGGTTAGGAGAGGggctgaaggtgaggaggttaatgcacagggacaggggctTTATGTGTTAGATTTTCATGAATGGGATTAGGGACTAGGTCTCAtatttctgggttagagattaaaAAAGTTTTcgtgggagggtttggtgttgtgCTTGGTGTGTCAGGTGTGTGGTTAGGGTATGGACAAGCCTTGTGATTTAGGATTTTGTTTAGTTCTTCCAAGAAGTCTATGCTTAAATAGAGCatttaaatcttgttttaagGGTAGGGATCAAGGTAAGCAAGAGAGTAAGGGTAAGGGAAAGAggctatgggctgagttttggcttcAGTGCATACTTTGAGGTCAGGCATAAGagtagtggattcctgtcagggtgtggagtagCATTTAAATTTAGTCATTAAGTTTACTGGTTGAAGCCGGTGAAGGGCTTCGTGTGACTATTTTAAGTCACAGTTATAGCAGCATCAGCATAACCTGAACCTTCTTACCTCTACAAAATccttaatttctgctggccaagacCCTGTTCCCTCCtccaaatctcacatctctcctgccctgggtttctcctgacctccccatatcagtcatcttcttaggGGCATGTTAAtgatggctttcatgatctCAGAGTATCCATCACACCTCTGCTGGCTACtctatttctgagaaaagtggCACTTAAGACCCAATGAAAAGGACACAAAAGTCCATCAGAGCACCCTGTACAacgtgcccagcagctctgcacctccagaaatgtgctgttcctgcctacaagttttctttccagaatggcTCCTATGGATCCAGGGTAacttttcccaggccctcacTTCCCCAGGCCACACCACTCTTCCCACAGGCCCCACGTGTCTCTCcaaccctcccctcttcccctgtaGTAGTGGCACCTCACCGCAGCAGGTTGGTGCATCTCCAGGCTCAGGGGTGTTTCCTGAGGGCCTGCCCCGTGTGGGGAGTGgcggggaggaagagagcaaggtcagctcctggggcctggctgagcacagcccagccatcCCGCACTGCGGGCAGGCCCCTTCTCCCAGGCTGAGGCACACACGCAAGGTGGACACTTCTCCATCAGCCCAGCTTCGCGCAGGGCCCTTCAGCCCTGCCCCTGT encodes the following:
- the LOC136787625 gene encoding olfactory receptor 14J1-like: MSNSSSITEFLLQTFADTRELQLLHFGLFLGIYLAALLGNGLILTAVACDHRLHTPMYFFLLNLALLDLGCISTTLPKAMANVLWDTRAISYQGCAAQVFFFLFFISAELYVLTVMSYDRYVAICKPLHYGSLVGSRACAQMAAAAWGSGFLNAVLHTATTFSLPLCQGNAVDQFFCEIPQILKLSCSDAYLREDGALVFSVSLVFSCFVFIVLSYVQIFRAVLRMPSEQGRHKAFSTCLPHLSVVSLMVSTATFAYLKPPSISSPLLDLLLAVLYVVVPPAVNPLIYSMRNQDLKATLKKLVLVVIFI